One Syntrophorhabdus sp. DNA window includes the following coding sequences:
- a CDS encoding DUF167 domain-containing protein: protein MNVEIKVIPNAKKRAIARTPAGITVRLTALPLEGRANDELIRYLSDLLKVKRSAIRILRGEKDRRKVLELPIDEKGLEALLGEHS from the coding sequence ATGAACGTGGAGATCAAAGTGATACCCAACGCGAAGAAGCGGGCGATAGCCCGCACTCCGGCGGGGATCACCGTCAGGCTCACCGCCCTGCCCCTCGAGGGCAGGGCAAACGACGAACTGATCCGGTACCTGTCGGACCTTCTCAAGGTCAAACGATCGGCCATCAGAATACTCCGAGGCGAAAAGGACAGGCGCAAGGTGCTGGAGCTCCCCATCGACGAAAAAGGGCTCGAAGCCCTTCTCGGAGAGCACTCGTGA
- a CDS encoding acyl-CoA dehydrogenase: MDYFLSEDQKSIQKLARRIAEEKVVPVRAELDETGQFPWEIMKHCAETGLFGVSIPEEYGGMGGGSFENCIVVEELSKACLGVSVSYAASLLGAYPILLGGSEEQKKKYLSQIAKGSKLAAFGLTEANAGSDAQGIRTEAKKDGDHYILNGTKQWITNGGEAEIYTVVAMTDRSKGGRGATAFILEKGMEGFTFGKKENKLGIRASATRELVFQDCKVPKENVIGREGLGFILTMRTFDRTRPGIGAQAVGVAHGALEAAVQYAREREQFEKKIISFQAIQHILADMAIQVEAARALVYAVARYIDSNPRDFSKVSAMSKVFPSDVAMKVVVDAIQVFGGYGYMKEYPVEKMMRDAKILQIYEGTNQIQRNIIGLELIKESASKKRS; the protein is encoded by the coding sequence ATGGATTATTTTCTATCTGAAGACCAGAAGAGCATACAGAAACTGGCCCGCAGGATCGCGGAAGAGAAGGTCGTTCCCGTTCGCGCCGAACTTGATGAAACGGGCCAGTTCCCCTGGGAGATCATGAAGCACTGCGCGGAGACGGGGCTCTTCGGTGTCAGCATTCCCGAGGAATACGGCGGAATGGGAGGAGGATCCTTCGAGAACTGCATCGTCGTCGAAGAACTGAGCAAGGCCTGCCTGGGTGTATCGGTAAGCTACGCGGCGAGCCTGCTCGGCGCCTATCCCATACTCCTCGGCGGGTCGGAGGAGCAGAAGAAAAAATACCTGTCCCAAATAGCGAAGGGCTCGAAGCTGGCTGCCTTCGGCCTCACCGAGGCGAACGCCGGCAGCGACGCCCAGGGCATAAGGACAGAGGCGAAAAAAGATGGCGACCATTACATCCTCAACGGCACAAAGCAGTGGATAACGAATGGCGGAGAGGCGGAGATCTACACCGTCGTCGCCATGACAGACCGTTCCAAGGGAGGCCGGGGCGCCACCGCCTTCATCCTGGAAAAAGGCATGGAAGGATTCACTTTCGGTAAGAAAGAGAACAAGTTAGGCATCAGGGCATCGGCCACCCGGGAGCTGGTATTTCAGGATTGCAAAGTCCCGAAGGAAAATGTTATAGGTAGAGAAGGTCTGGGTTTCATCCTGACAATGAGGACTTTCGACAGGACCCGCCCAGGGATAGGTGCGCAGGCGGTGGGGGTTGCCCATGGCGCACTCGAGGCAGCCGTACAATACGCGCGTGAAAGGGAACAGTTCGAGAAGAAGATCATCTCCTTTCAGGCGATACAGCATATTCTTGCCGATATGGCGATACAGGTGGAGGCCGCACGGGCGCTCGTGTACGCCGTGGCCCGGTACATCGACAGCAATCCCAGGGATTTCTCCAAGGTGTCGGCCATGAGCAAGGTTTTTCCCAGCGACGTGGCCATGAAGGTCGTCGTGGATGCCATACAGGTCTTCGGCGGATATGGCTATATGAAGGAGTATCCTGTCGAGAAGATGATGCGCGATGCCAAGATACTCCAGATATATGAAGGCACGAACCAGATACAGCGGAACATCATCGGCCTCGAACTCATCAAGGAATCGGCATCGAAGAAAAGGTCATGA
- a CDS encoding DUF177 domain-containing protein encodes MLIRLSEIEDILVVKGEMDTQRFPKTDATEFTLLKPVRYELTIAKFDDTVSIEGPVMVEASLACSRCLEDYDLSMSLQMAIKLVPKSALPEAAETELHNDDLDVYYYEGDEIDLDPFVYEEVMLNLPVRPLCREECKGICPTCGRNRNTEPCDCPEAPSSLLGEKLKSFLN; translated from the coding sequence GTGTTGATACGACTTTCGGAAATAGAGGACATACTGGTCGTGAAGGGAGAGATGGACACTCAACGATTCCCGAAGACTGACGCCACCGAATTCACACTGCTAAAGCCTGTGCGCTACGAGCTTACCATAGCGAAATTCGACGACACCGTCAGCATCGAAGGGCCCGTCATGGTCGAGGCGTCGCTCGCCTGTTCGCGGTGTCTTGAGGATTACGACCTGTCCATGTCCCTTCAGATGGCCATCAAGCTCGTCCCAAAAAGCGCGCTTCCCGAAGCGGCGGAGACGGAGCTTCACAACGACGACCTCGACGTTTACTATTACGAAGGCGACGAGATAGATCTCGATCCCTTCGTCTACGAAGAGGTCATGCTCAACCTCCCCGTGAGGCCGCTGTGCAGGGAGGAATGCAAAGGGATATGCCCGACCTGCGGCAGGAACAGGAACACGGAACCCTGCGATTGTCCCGAGGCGCCCTCGAGCCTCCTCGGTGAAAAACTGAAATCTTTCTTAAACTGA
- a CDS encoding YggT family protein, with product MSVFGVLIVWLAKVLNVALTVYFWVIFARALFSWIRPNPYNPIVRTVVRLVDPVTNRIRRILPTRFGMIDIAPFFLMLIIIFLQEAVTRLLLHLALRL from the coding sequence ATGTCCGTTTTCGGTGTCCTTATCGTCTGGCTGGCCAAGGTCCTCAACGTGGCCCTCACCGTTTATTTCTGGGTCATCTTCGCGCGGGCGCTATTCTCGTGGATACGGCCGAACCCGTATAACCCCATTGTACGGACCGTGGTGAGACTCGTCGATCCCGTCACGAACCGCATAAGGAGGATTCTGCCCACCCGGTTCGGCATGATCGATATAGCCCCCTTCTTTCTCATGCTCATCATCATCTTTCTCCAGGAAGCGGTCACGAGGCTCCTGCTCCACCTTGCCCTGAGGCTCTAG
- the plsX gene encoding phosphate acyltransferase PlsX, with the protein MRIAVDGMGGDFAPREIVRGAQSISREGLASIVLVGDEEKMRPFVTDRANLDVVHTPVCVEMNEAPSNALRKKRDSSMNKAFELHKSGEVQAVVSAGNSGAAMAFAIFTLGRIPGVDRPAIATLHPRMGEGVSILLDAGGTVDCKPTHLAQFALMGNAFAASVLGIASPRVGILSNGEEETKGNELTREAHTLIREFGLNYLGYVEGTDMYNGRTDVVVSDGFVGNIALKISEGVADLIFEFFREGIKKSRKAQMGYFLLKDLFKEFQKKADYSETGGAPLLGVDGVCIICHGKSNEKAMRNAILLAKKFVEKGLKESVGEAMQDYQSFQKVKER; encoded by the coding sequence ATACGGATCGCCGTCGACGGAATGGGTGGCGACTTTGCGCCCCGGGAGATCGTAAGGGGGGCACAGTCGATCTCCCGTGAGGGTCTGGCTTCCATCGTTCTCGTCGGCGACGAGGAAAAGATGCGACCTTTCGTGACGGACCGCGCGAACCTTGACGTGGTCCACACGCCCGTTTGTGTGGAGATGAACGAGGCCCCCTCGAACGCCCTCAGAAAAAAGAGGGACTCCTCCATGAACAAGGCATTCGAACTGCATAAGAGCGGAGAGGTGCAGGCCGTTGTTTCGGCGGGGAATTCCGGCGCGGCCATGGCCTTCGCCATCTTCACACTCGGCCGGATCCCCGGCGTCGACCGGCCCGCGATAGCAACGCTTCACCCGCGCATGGGAGAAGGCGTCTCCATCCTCCTCGATGCCGGCGGCACAGTGGACTGCAAACCCACACACCTTGCGCAGTTCGCCCTGATGGGCAACGCATTCGCGGCATCCGTCCTGGGGATCGCTTCCCCCCGGGTGGGCATCCTCTCGAACGGCGAGGAGGAAACGAAAGGCAACGAACTCACCCGGGAGGCACATACCCTCATCAGGGAGTTCGGTCTCAACTACCTGGGATACGTGGAAGGCACCGACATGTACAACGGCAGGACCGATGTCGTGGTGAGCGACGGTTTTGTCGGAAACATCGCCCTGAAGATAAGCGAGGGGGTCGCGGACCTGATCTTCGAGTTCTTCAGGGAGGGAATAAAGAAAAGCCGAAAGGCACAGATGGGGTATTTCCTTCTGAAAGACCTCTTCAAAGAGTTCCAGAAGAAGGCGGATTATTCCGAGACCGGGGGGGCGCCTCTTCTTGGCGTCGACGGGGTCTGCATCATATGTCATGGGAAATCGAACGAAAAGGCCATGCGCAACGCCATACTGCTGGCAAAGAAGTTCGTGGAAAAGGGCCTCAAGGAATCCGTGGGCGAGGCCATGCAGGACTACCAATCGTTCCAGAAAGTAAAGGAGAGGTAA
- the fabD gene encoding ACP S-malonyltransferase, giving the protein MKKTGMVFPGQGSQYIGMGRDLYDRFDYVREMFATADRVLGFPMTDLCFNGPEDELRQTYNTQPSLLLVGYAVYEVLRREAGVTPFFFAGHSLGEYTALTASGFFTFEEALAITRKRGLLMEEACPKGKGGMVALIGADMDKIAPVLAEISHDDYVAVPANLNSAEQVVLSGDAGALKEAVERLKGTGYKKAVFLNVSGPFHSPLMRAAAERLKSELAALGHGELSAPVVFNVDAAPGKDKGAVDERLYRQMFSPVLWEKCVQRMADGGVELFIEAGPGKVLSNLVRRIVPGVPCVNAERFEEIESVRGLLA; this is encoded by the coding sequence ATGAAGAAGACAGGTATGGTATTTCCGGGACAGGGTTCCCAGTACATCGGCATGGGCAGGGACCTCTACGACAGGTTCGATTATGTCCGCGAGATGTTCGCGACCGCCGACAGGGTGCTCGGCTTTCCCATGACGGACCTTTGCTTCAACGGTCCCGAGGATGAGCTGCGCCAGACATACAACACACAGCCGTCGCTCCTTCTCGTGGGCTATGCGGTATACGAGGTCTTGAGGAGAGAGGCGGGCGTAACGCCCTTTTTCTTCGCAGGCCACAGCCTCGGCGAGTACACGGCCCTCACCGCAAGCGGCTTTTTCACCTTTGAAGAGGCCCTCGCCATCACGCGAAAAAGGGGCCTGCTGATGGAAGAGGCCTGCCCCAAAGGCAAAGGGGGCATGGTGGCCCTTATCGGCGCGGATATGGATAAGATAGCCCCCGTCCTCGCGGAGATCTCCCACGACGATTACGTCGCGGTGCCCGCCAACCTCAATTCCGCGGAGCAGGTCGTTCTCTCCGGCGACGCCGGGGCGCTCAAGGAGGCCGTGGAGAGATTGAAAGGGACAGGATACAAGAAGGCGGTCTTCCTCAATGTCTCGGGGCCTTTCCATTCGCCCCTCATGCGGGCGGCAGCGGAGCGTCTGAAGAGCGAGCTCGCGGCCCTCGGCCACGGGGAGCTTTCGGCTCCCGTCGTCTTCAACGTCGACGCGGCCCCCGGGAAAGACAAAGGGGCGGTGGACGAGAGGCTCTACCGCCAGATGTTCTCCCCCGTGCTGTGGGAAAAATGTGTGCAGAGAATGGCTGATGGGGGCGTGGAGCTCTTCATCGAGGCAGGCCCCGGGAAGGTCCTTTCGAACCTCGTCAGGAGAATAGTTCCCGGCGTCCCCTGCGTGAACGCCGAGAGATTCGAGGAGATAGAATCGGTAAGGGGGCTTCTGGCATGA
- the rpmF gene encoding 50S ribosomal protein L32, which yields MAVPKRKTAKARRDKRRTHYTASPVAVVACPNCKEPKLPHAVCPKCGMYKGKQYMAVEEA from the coding sequence ATGGCTGTACCAAAACGAAAAACTGCTAAGGCAAGACGGGACAAGAGACGCACGCACTACACCGCATCGCCCGTTGCCGTGGTGGCGTGCCCGAACTGCAAGGAACCGAAGCTTCCTCATGCCGTTTGCCCCAAATGCGGAATGTACAAGGGCAAACAGTATATGGCGGTCGAGGAAGCTTAA